Proteins found in one Takifugu flavidus isolate HTHZ2018 chromosome 7, ASM371156v2, whole genome shotgun sequence genomic segment:
- the slc44a5b gene encoding choline transporter-like protein 5-B isoform X6, with the protein MNQGFLGRGKAWIHGDPRKVVYPTDSHGQFCGQQNTPNANKAILFYFNMLKCANPAVLINLQCPTTQLCVSKCPDRFSTLLDAWNTKNWEYYKQFCKPGFRMGRKSIAEVIRDEDCPSMIVPSRPFVQRCFPDFITRNGILTVANQTIFKDGHNNERSVSDLKDAAKAAGSPPRDSRTNITGGIANLLNANEVGMKIFEDYANSWDWILVALVITMLVSLLFILLLRYTADVLFWLLIFGVITAIGYGIWHCFWEYRSLSGKPGANVTISDIGFHTDFSVYLQLSQTWLIFMIALSVAEGVILVILIFLRTRLRIAIALLKEGSKAIGYIMSTLFYPIITFVLLAICISYWAVTAIFLASSGSAIYKVTPADDKCMYANITCNPNTFSQTNVTKVCPGSQCMFAFYGGESVYHRYILVLHLCNLFVFLWLVNFTIALGQCTLAGAFASYYWALKKPNDIPACPLYSSFSRAIRYHTGSLAFGSLILSLVQMIRIVLEYLDHKLKGAHNACSRFLLCCLKCCFWCLERFIRFINRNAYIMIAIYGKNFCTSSKDALFLLMRNVIRVAVLDKVTDFLLFLGKLLISGSVGVLAFFFFTHKIPIIREELPTLNYIWVPLLTVILGSYMIAHGFFNVYSMCVDTLFLCFCEDLERNDGSSSRPYFMSAGLHKILRRGEEGAKLCSAS; encoded by the exons ATGAACCAAGGTTTTCTCGGCAGGGGGAAAG CCTGGATCCACGGTGACCCCAGGAAGGTCGTTTATCCAACCGACAGCCACGGTCAATTCTGTGGCCAGCAGAACACCCCCAATGC AAACAAAGCCATATTATTCTACTTCAACATGTTGAAATGTGCCAATCCTGCAGTTTTAATTAACCTCCAGTGCCCTACAAcccag TTGTGCGTCTCCAAGTGCCCTGACAGATTTTCAACTCTCCTCGATGCCTGGAATACCAAAAACTGGGAATATTACAAACAGTTCTGCAAACCAGGATTCAGGATGGGCCGGAAG TCGATTGCAGAGGTGATCAGAGACGAAGACTGCCCGTCTATGATCGTGCCAAGCAGACCTT TTGTTCAGCGTTGCTTCCCCGATTTCATAACAAGAAATGGGATTTTAACGGTTGCCAATCAGACCATCTTCAAAGACGGACACAATAACGAGCGGAGCGTCAGCGACCTCAAAGACGCTGCCAA GGCGGCCGGTTCCCCACCCAGAGACTCCAGGACAAATATTACAGG AGGCATCGCCAACCTGCTCAACGCCAATGAGGTTGGAATGAAGATCTTTGAGGATTACGCCAACTCCTGGGACTGGATTCTGGT tgctCTGGTGATAACCATGCTGGTCAGCCTGctcttcatcctgctgctgcgctACACCGCCGACGTGCTCTTCTGGCTCCTCATCTTCGGGGTCATCACAGCTATTGGCTACg GTATCTGGCACTGTTTCTGGGAGTACAGGAGCCTGAGTGGGAAGCCCGGCGCTAATGTCACCATCTCTGACATCGGCTTCCACACAGACTTCAGCGTGTACCTGCAGCTCAGCCAGACATGGCTCATCTTCA TGATCGCTCTTTCTGTGGCGGAAGGCGTCATCCTGGTGATACTGATATTCCTGAGAACAAGACTGCGCATTGCTATTGCCCTGCTGAAGGAAGGCAGCAA gGCCATCGGCTACATCATGTCCACTCTCTTCTACCCCATCATCACCTTTGTTCTTCTGGCCATCTGCATCTCTTATTGGGCCGTCACAGCCAT CTTCCTGGCATCATCCGGTAGCGCCATCTACAAGGTCACTCCAGCTGATGACAAGTGCATGTATGCTAACATCACGTGCAATCCAAAT actTTTAGCCAGACCAATGTTACCAAAGTGTGTCCCGGCTCACAGTGCATGTTCGCCTTCTACGGGGGGGAGAGCGTTTACCATCGCTACATCCTGGTGCTCCATCTCTGCaacttgtttgtgtttctctggCTGGTCAACTTTACCATCGCGCTGGGCCAGTGCACCCTGGCTGGGGCCTTTGCTTCCTATTACTGGGCCCTGAAGAAGCCAAACGACATCCCCGCCTGCCCGCTCTACTCCTCTTTTAGCAGAGCCATACG TTACCACACTGgttctcttgcttttggttcCCTGATCCTGTCTCTGGTGCAGATGATCCGAATTGTTCTGGAATATTTGGACCACAAGTTAAAAG gcgCTCACAACGCCTGCTCTCGattcctgctctgctgcctcaaaTGCTGCTTCTGGTGCCTGGAACGCTTCATCAGGTTCATAAACAGGAATGCGTACATTATG ATAGCAATATACGGAAAGAACTTCTGCACCTCGTCCAAGGACGCCTTGTTCCTCCTGATGAGGAATGTTATTCG GGTGGCTGTGTTGGATAAGGTGACGGACTTTTTGCTGTTCCTGGGAAAACTGCTGATTTCGGGAAGCGTTG GCGTGCtcgcatttttcttcttcacacaTAAAATACCAATCATCCGAGAGGAGCTGCCGACCCTAAATTACATCTGGGTCCCCCTTCTG ACGGTGATTTTAGGATCTTACATGATCGCACATGGGTTTTTTAACGTCTACTCCATGTGCGTGGACACGTtgttcctgtgtttct GTgaagacctggagaggaacgACGGCTCTTCCTCCAGGCCCTACTTCATGTCTGCCGGCCTGCACAAGATCCTgcgcagaggggaggagggtgcTAAACTATGCAGCGCCTCCTGA